One Desulfohalobium retbaense DSM 5692 DNA segment encodes these proteins:
- a CDS encoding metallophosphoesterase family protein yields the protein MLLFYADAHGNFEELISVARKYHSEIKGIFLLGDQSPGQPLDQELKALGSGIIAKTYFILGNHDLESKKYIENHFCIWQNYLNKRTIDIDGICIGGFSSTYSEKSIFFSNNNKTKYTIDTLKSKEPLCCECLSGFSNMSLDILITHEAPSNHPEGCYKIDEAARLSQSSIIIHGHHHEDYESSLPFGTRIIGLGRQQVLYFTADMLTNNFYF from the coding sequence ATGTTACTATTCTATGCAGATGCTCATGGCAACTTTGAGGAATTGATTAGCGTTGCTCGAAAATATCATTCCGAAATAAAGGGTATTTTTTTATTAGGAGACCAATCGCCAGGTCAACCTTTAGATCAAGAATTGAAAGCCCTAGGGTCAGGTATTATAGCCAAAACATATTTCATACTTGGAAATCATGATTTAGAATCAAAAAAATATATCGAGAATCATTTTTGCATTTGGCAAAACTACCTAAATAAACGAACAATCGACATAGATGGTATCTGTATAGGTGGCTTTTCAAGTACATATTCAGAAAAATCAATTTTTTTTTCAAATAACAACAAAACAAAATATACTATTGATACTTTAAAATCTAAAGAGCCACTTTGCTGTGAATGTTTATCTGGGTTTTCTAATATGTCTTTAGATATACTAATTACCCATGAAGCCCCAAGTAACCATCCAGAGGGTTGTTATAAAATTGACGAAGCGGCACGACTTAGTCAATCGTCTATCATTATTCATGGACATCATCATGAAGATTATGAATCTTCATTGCCATTTGGTACACGAATCATCGGCCTTGGAAGGCAACAAGTGCTGTACTTCACAGCTGATATGCTTACTAATAATTTCTACTTTTAA
- a CDS encoding ParA family protein — protein sequence MAKKIALVGFGDAPGTTTNICHTAYVLSVKMGYKTLVVDCDPKCDATLFLDKTYDSNARNNIFGYLMSDFSHNECIAKTNYKNLDVLPGSYMVSTIRESGRYNFNVSNFEDNYDIILFDTSEKTHPQNEVFLRDTDYYIAIARPEMDFFILETIEDFQIDGYMFFDKSQFAGILFSRVLQPEEFCKMYRKKVCDFFDGIATYPFWDSIIQENISAISSFRDHTLLFDRTNSVRLTRNYYRAANEISEKIVNL from the coding sequence ATGGCAAAAAAAATTGCGCTAGTTGGTTTTGGAGATGCCCCCGGTACAACGACAAATATTTGTCACACAGCATATGTCTTATCTGTCAAAATGGGATACAAGACGCTGGTTGTTGATTGTGATCCAAAATGCGATGCCACTTTATTTTTGGACAAGACATACGATAGCAACGCTAGGAATAACATCTTTGGATATTTAATGAGTGATTTTTCTCATAATGAGTGCATAGCAAAAACTAACTATAAGAACCTGGATGTTTTACCCGGAAGCTACATGGTCTCAACAATTCGAGAAAGCGGCCGCTACAATTTTAATGTTTCAAATTTCGAAGATAACTATGATATAATTCTTTTTGACACATCTGAAAAAACACATCCTCAAAATGAGGTTTTTCTGCGAGATACAGACTATTACATTGCAATTGCTAGACCTGAAATGGATTTTTTTATTCTAGAGACTATTGAGGATTTTCAAATTGATGGGTATATGTTTTTCGACAAGTCTCAATTTGCCGGTATACTTTTCAGTCGAGTTTTGCAACCAGAAGAATTTTGTAAAATGTATAGAAAAAAAGTTTGTGATTTTTTTGACGGGATTGCGACATACCCTTTTTGGGATAGCATAATTCAAGAAAATATCAGTGCCATTTCTTCTTTTAGAGACCACACCTTGCTATTTGATAGAACAAACTCTGTACGCCTCACCCGAAACTATTACAGAGCAGCGAATGAAATTTCTGAAAAAATAGTCAATCTTTAA